tgtgcaaggctctgggttccatctttatcacaaagaaaaaagaaaagaaaaagccctaAGTCCACATATGGTTCCTAGGAAATATTCATAGATGTACATATAATTTCTTGGTCTATATGAACATGGCACACAACACGTGCATGTTCTAGCCAGGTTTCATTTCAGCCCATGATTTCAATGGTCACCTATACTCTGTCTACCAGAATTACTAATAAGAAGTGAGCCTTTGTCCCTTTTCCAGTATCTGCCCCAATTGCTAGGACTCTGCTCATGAGATGTGTCTGTCTCAGAGGCCAGATCCACTCTGAGGCaacagatgaagaagagatgatgggTGCTGGTTGTGGCTTTTAGTTGCCTCATCAGGAAAGGACACTATAATGTGTTGGATTGTGAAGCTTTACGTGTTCCTGCCAAgtgactctgggttttttttgttcttgttggaGACATTTGCTGGGCATTTTCTGCCTGTCCTTTCTCTTTATGAGAAGGAACCAAAATTTTACCACCCTTCCTTTAGCCACTTTGGAAAGATCCAGGTGAACCATTCTCTGTCCCAAAGAGCACCCAATCCAGCCTGAAGGAGCCAAATCAGAACCAGACAAGGCCTCACTCTATATCCCATGCTgctctcaaactcatagaaatcctcctgcctcagcttcttaaaTTCTGGTATTATACTGTGGGCCATCGTGCCTGCTGTGTAATCATTCTTAGGATTTGACAAAGCCCAAGCTTTACCAGCTGTTAAATATTTGCGTTCTCCTCCCTAAATGTGTTTGGTCGGAGGTGTTCTTCAGATGTACATGCTGCTCACGGAtgatttcttttcacttttcccCTAGAAGCATTCATTTCCTTCAACACTTGCCCCTTTGATGTCACTGTTGCAAAGACAGTTAATGTGTAGGGAGATAAGCTTCAAGTAATTTATGAAACCGGAAATAGTACACTTGCACCCTGAATCTATTTCCCCAGGGTTCTTGTTCTGACTGACACACTGAGAGGTGTCCTATAGAGGGCCACGTATTAAAGTTGTCTTGGTTTGGTTCCCTCAGAACCTGACCTATGACAAAAATGTGGGTGCAAATAGTTTAGGGGGGACCAGAAAACAGATATAGAGTGGTTCAATGATATggatgagaaaataataaaacatgtgtCAGCAAGCCAAATACCCTAGTGAGCAATGGGATTCAACCTTTCAGGAAATCAATGTGGAGCCGTGTGAAACACTCATCTCAGAATTATCTGCCTTCACTGGTGCAGGACTGGAGTCTCTGCCCAGCACCTCTGAAAGCCACTGGATGAAGCATCTGCCTGTATGGGGAGGGTGTGGCTTCTTGCTAGTCTGATCTGCTAAACAAGCACAAATATAAAACACTTGTCCAAATTTCCAAGAGCGAGGAGTTGCAGCACAAGCAGGCAGATCAAGTGAGAATTTAGAGACATGGAAGAACTGACAGCATCTGAGTCACAAAGCAGGGAACGTTGTTCCAGTACTTCCTGTTTGCACCTCTGACATGTTACACATAATCTGGAAAGAACACACAAGTCTACTATGCCTCCTGGTTTCTGTGCTGGGCTTCTGCAGAATCTATTAGAACGACTAATTAGACACAATCGAACTATCACAGTCCCCACTTGTCTTGCATCTGTAGTACAATAGTGAATTTCCAGGAATTTACTGAGAACAATGCCAAAGATGTTAATCACCAAATATGGAACCATTAAATTTTCTTGTGTCTTCAtccatttcaattttctttatatttgttgcCTGAGTTCCTCTTAGAGATAATGAGTCAGGTTTTTCATTGTAAAGtttacttttcacttttaaaatttttttccaaattgggGTGAGTACAGTTGCCATGATTTGGATCTGGAGTGGCCCCCAAAAGCCCTTATGTTAAATGCTTGGCCCCAACTTGGCATCAGCAGGAGGAGGCGGAGTCTTCAAGAGGTGGGGCCTACTGAGAGGTAGGTCTTCTAGCCATGGAGGACTCCCTGAAGTGGATACCAAGCCCCAGCCCCTCCTTTGCCTCCCATTCATTCCCAACCGCCATGAAGTCAGTAACTCTGCTCCCTCACACATTCCCCTGCTGtgtgttgctttgataaaactttatttgtgtCTTCTTTGATGCGCCATCTGATGTAAGAACccgtcttgctatgcagcccaggctggcctcgtttTCCCCAGTCTAGGGGTGGGTTACCTGCCCCACCTGTAAGACTTCCCCTTTCATGTTAGCCTGTTTATTGGTGTTTTTCAGAGacaaaatctcacagcaaacttctgGTTTTCAGgcccttacactctttctgcctccactttgacgatgttccttgagccttatgTGAGGAGTTACATTGTGGATGTGCTGACCGGGGCTGGACTCCCATGTCAGTTGATCTCCACACTGGAGGGAAATCATGCTTGGTACTAGAAATCTAATCAACTACAGATGGCCAGTGAGGTAGTAGGccactataatttatttttaaatttactttattttattggtgttttacctAGACGTATGTCtgtaagggtgttggatcctgaagctacagacagttgtgagctgccacgtgggtgctgggtattgaacccgggttctctggaagagcagtcagtgctgttaaccactgagccatctttgcagcctgGCCACTATAATTTCTATCTGCAGTCTAAAATGTATCCCTATCCATAGGTAAGTGTAACTCTCTCACTCAAAATCAAAAAAGCGTCTCTTTGCAGCAaatggaaaccattacagaaaaccaaaactggtCTCTTGGGTTTtgcctgttttgagacagggtctcagtacaTAGTCTTGGCTGGCGTAgaactcagtatatagaccaggctgccttgaacttaCAAGAGACTCATTTGCCTCTCccttctgagtgccaggatgAAGGGTGTTTTTTACCACAGCCTGGCTCTTGCTTCCGATCTTGATcttgctgtgtgatgtcacctatcATGCTACGATCCTGCAGGAGGTCCTCATGAGATAAGCTGCTGCAGCTTGGACTTTTCAGTGctttgaaccaaaataaacccctttGCCAAATAAGCTACCCAGCCTTGGGTACTTTGTTATAGCAGCACAGGACTGACTACAACATAGCTGCTCACAAAATGTgcagaattcaatgagaaagaaactaaagaagaaagCAGTTTCTATAAAGTGCTAATGACAATTGTTAAAGTGGCCTAAAGTTAGATGTCAGACACTGCATTCTTGCCCCTAAGATTCTTAGGGGACAAAGGGAGAGAATTTAACAAAGTAACATCACAACTCCCAAAGTCTATATCTCAAAGAATCATAGCAGCAGCAAATGAATGGACTGAAATACACTTTAATGAGTTCCTCAGTAACTGCAACTTGTAACCTGCAGCTGGGTGGCATCAGGACTTGGCTTCCTGCTCCACAGGCTTTAGATGCCACTGTACCACCAATTCCCCATTGCTCTTGAGGCACGTGCTAGACATGGTCTCTTCTGTGGGAAGTCCTTGTGGCAGCTTCAGGGGCTGGATTCGTATCAAGTGTTTAACCACTTTCAACTTTTCGTTCACTGAAGGGATGTTCTTGTGAATTTGAGGGCTATGTGCCTATGAACAAGAGGAGCAATATCATAGATCAATTTAAGAGGCAGTGGTACCGTTGCAGGAAAACATTAAGTTGAAGGCACATCCTTTCCAAATTAAATTATAGGTAGGTCACACTAAGTAAcacatttaaacaaaagaaatacacgTAGTGTGGGTTTAAAAGTATGAGACCAAAGCATGCCGAAACTGACATGACTATTAGAACTGCTTCATACCTTCTGTAGTCCAAGCATCTTGATTGTATCTTTTTCCCAGTATGGACGcctttttgtactttttattcTTGTGACAATGTGCAGTTTATGAGGATGCTGGGGGTCCCCACCATATTTTTCATGATCTTCAGGGCTAGGCTGAAACACCTAGAAAGGGAGAAGTATAAATGGTAATTCTTCCAACTTACAGTTTTTATACAGTGtctattccttttctttaaaatgaacatacaaacaaaattacACAGTGATCTCATCCCTAATCTGTATGCAATCCTCATCCTCAGACTGAATAGTTTAGACAAAGTTCAAGAGCTACATACTTCAAGaaaaaatgggaggcagaggcaggtggtctctgtgagttcaaggccaacctgttctacagatccagttctagtacagttagggctacacagagaaaccctgtctgggggtagggggagaaaagggaaatacCACACaggtaaatgttttgttttgttttttagcgtTTGAACACAGTAGGAGCACTAGATGACATGAAAAGATTTAAACAGCAGGAGAATGAAGAGCAGTACAGGCTTCAGGTTTTTAGAAGGGGGCATTCAGCCAGTGCAGTTAGTATAAACAAATCTCCCCAGAGCTGAAAAACTCAAAATCAGAAATTGAGGGTTAAGTGGTAAATTCTGTCCTATACATTTTatcacataaaaatattaagggGTGGtgttggggaggtggctcagaagttaggagtaattgctgcttttgcagaggaccagggttcagttctcagtacccacatggtgctCACAGCCATCCCTAACTCTAGTTCCCAGGATCTGCagctgtcttctgatctccacaggcaccaggcactcacatgATACACCCACATACAGGCAGCCAGAAAAGTTAAGCAcataaaacacaattttaaaaatctaaaaataaaataaatatacagttGAGGGAAAACATAAGGCTAAGGCTAAATGGTTTTTACTGGTGTAATTTACTCCCAAATATCTACCCGATACATTAAAAACTAACAGCCATACCAATAGCTGAACACAAGTATCTATACAGCTTCATTATTGCCCCAAACTGGAAGCAGGCAGGATGTCCTTCAGTAGGTGAGTACGTAAGTAAACTACATAAACCCTTAGCATGGACTGCTATCCAGccataagaagaaataaacaattaaGCCATGAAAAGATTTGGAAAAGCCTTATGTACAGTGAAAGGTAAAACTAGAAAGCAGGTAAAAAAAGATCATAGGTTGCTAGAATTTAGAAGTTATGGGTGGAAGTTAACAGGTGGCACACATGACATTTAGGGCATTGCATGGTTTCAATGAGACACTTCAACAGTGAATACATGACATTATACATTTGTCAAAATCCGTAGGATATACAGCATAAACAGTAACCCCTAGTTAATGTCTTCATTACTTCAAGTATTTTAATAATTGCTCTATATTAATACAAAATGTTAAGTATCAGGGGAAACTATGTgttaaaaatcatagaagaaacctcATGATTTCctaatcattttcttttgtataacTAAACTGTCttacaaaataaagtttaattaATCAAAAAGCaagaatgctgtggaataatctttctgtacactgtgcgAATGTATgttgctatgattggtttaatacacCAGCCAAATGGTCAACAGCTGAATAGGATAAATTTAGGCGGGAAAGCCGAACTGAGTATGAAGGgatgaggaagggtggagtctgaggagtcaccagccagatggaaAATGAGTCGAACACACAAATGGAacagaggtaaaagccatgagcctcagggcagcacgtACATGAATAGAAATGGttgtaagttgtaagagctagttagtaataagcctgagctattggctgagcatttataatttatattaagcctctgagtgattatttgggagcaggtgatcaggacaggaaaactctgcctacacaaGAAAGCAAGTATaacccaaacaaaatgaaagcaaagcaaagcaaacaaacaaacaaaaataaaaaaaaaaaaaagcaacacatagTCAAATGGAAAAGGTTCACATACGAAGATTCATTGTCTTCTCAGGACAATATCGATAAAAACCACAATATATAAAAGGAAAACCATAAGCAGGAATACATAGACTAGGAAGTAGTAAGAGCCCATTCCTATGAAAGTCAGCATGACAGTCACCATATTACAGTGCTTCAAACTCTACATTACATCTACATGGACATGTAACTTAACAGAAAACTAGCACCAGCAGGGCTGTGAGCTGGCACAAAGAGGGCaaatgtgcttgctgccaagcctgataactcaTGACTTGTGTTTCATTCCCCCAGTAGCCAGATGATGGTAAGAGAGAGATGACTCCACAGAACTGTCTTCTAGACTTCCACACACAAAGTCAGAGCATATGCGCACAAACACATGTGATCAAGGAAAGACACAATACAACAAACATACAATGTATTAcgtttttttaaacattcaattttataaaattaggtattttaaaaactattacttaaaaagaaacagatcttACTTTATCTGGAATTCTTGATCTGGTAAATTTGTGACGAATCCAATCTGTACCAATGAGAGACTCCACACCTTTATTCACAGTCTGAAGCAGAAAACATTTGTTATTTAGATCTCTGCCTAGTGTGA
The Cricetulus griseus strain 17A/GY chromosome 1 unlocalized genomic scaffold, alternate assembly CriGri-PICRH-1.0 chr1_1, whole genome shotgun sequence genome window above contains:
- the Mrpl30 gene encoding 39S ribosomal protein L30, mitochondrial, with translation MAGILRSVFQKPPGRLQTVNKGVESLIGTDWIRHKFTRSRIPDKVFQPSPEDHEKYGGDPQHPHKLHIVTRIKSTKRRPYWEKDTIKMLGLQKAHSPQIHKNIPSVNEKLKVVKHLIRIQPLKLPQGLPTEETMSSTCLKSNGELVVQWHLKPVEQEAKS